A window of the Canis lupus baileyi chromosome 1, mCanLup2.hap1, whole genome shotgun sequence genome harbors these coding sequences:
- the C1H19orf73 gene encoding LOW QUALITY PROTEIN: putative uncharacterized protein C19orf73 homolog (The sequence of the model RefSeq protein was modified relative to this genomic sequence to represent the inferred CDS: deleted 2 bases in 2 codons; substituted 1 base at 1 genomic stop codon): MDRKAAAGGGGGEAAECADHGQLRSGPVSRAAAEPAWTEGRGWLFKPEAGDGHTGCTNRRLCTPDGGQLALAGGLTRPRQVLGAPGWAEEEDRRTGREGWTSDEVGVKGGFXGGGGSRRHALRLEGGVNAGSASAPCSAPLRPPQELHAALPPPTLMIVRPAGLPWRTKLMVRSTPPTQRPPTGSAALRSPLSDQPQKGLGLRPQSLLRAGGVVFGYDLALGPRQGPSLCLDLCLGSRPASTIRS; the protein is encoded by the exons ATGGACCGAAAAG CGGCCgcgggaggtgggggaggtgaaGCTGCCGAGTGCGCTGACCATGGACAGCTCCGGAGCGGGCCTGTGTCCAGGGCGGCTGCCGAGCCGGCCTGGACCGAGGGACGAGGCTGGCTGTTCAAGCCGGAGGCTGGAGATGGGCACACCGGGTGCACGAATAGGCGACTATGCACACCCGACGGGGGGCAGCTGGCCCTAGCTGGGGGTCTGACACGGCCACGGCAGGTATTAGGAGCTCCGGGCTGGGCCGAGGAGGAGGAT CGCCGCACGGGACGCGAGGGCTGGACCAGCGATGAGGTGGGAGTAAAGGGTGGATTTTAAGGCGGGGGCGGCTCCCGGAGGCACGCGCTCAGGTTGGAAGGTGGGGTGAATGCCGGGTCTGCGAGTGCACCTTGTTCTGCA CCCCTGCGCCCACCTCAGGAACTGCACGCGGCACTCCCACCCCCCACGCTGATGATAGTACGGCCTGCAGGGCTCCCCTGGCGAACGAAGCTAATGGTTCGCTCCACCCCGCCCACACAGAGGCCGCCCACCGGCTCTGCAGCT CTCAGGTCTCCTCTGTCAGACCAACCACAGAAGGGGCTTGGCCTTCGCCCTCAGTCTCTCTTAAGGGCAGGGGGCGTTGTCTTTGGTTATGACCTCGCACTCGGACCCAGACAAGGTCCCAGCCTCTGCCTTGACTTATGCTTAGGAAGCCGGCCAGCCTCCACCATCAGATCTTGA